CTCGGCTTCAAGGTCGGCAATGACCGCGACCTCGACAAGGCGGCAGCATTCTGCTCCGAGAACGGCATCGAGCACGCGTTCGTCGACCAGCCGTTCCAGGGCCGCACCCTGCAATTCACCGATCCCTTCGGCTTCCAGATCGAGCTCTACGCCACGATGGAGAAGCGCCCGCATCTGCTCCGGCGCTACGACCTCTACAAGGGCTGCCATCCGCAGCGGCTCGACCATTTCAACGTGTTCGCGGCCGAGGTGCAGGACACCGTCGACTTCTACGCCCGGCTCGGCTTCCGCCTCACCGAATATGCCGAGGAGGACGGCGCGAACGGCCGCATTGCGGCGGCCTGGATGCACCGCAAGGGCAATGTGCACGACTTCGCCATCACCAACGGCAAGGGCCCGCGCCTGCACCACATCGCTTATTGGGTGCCGACCGCGATGAACATCGTGCATCTCTGCGACGTGATGGCCTCAAGCGGCTTCCTCAAGAACATCGAGCGCGGCCCCGGCCGGCACGGCATCTCCAACGCCTTCTTCCTGTATGTCCGCGATCCCGACGGCCATCGCATCGAGCTCTACACCAGCGACTACTTCACCGGCGATCACGACCACGAGCCGCTGCGCTGGTCGCTGCGCGATCCGCGCCGCCAGACGCTTTGGGGCGCGCCGGCGCCGCGCTCCTGGTTCGAGGAAGGCTCACCGTTCGCAGGCCAGGCCGTGCGCGAGCCGCGCTTCGTCGCGGACGTGCTGGTTGCGGACTGACGGGAATTTGCAATGCCTGCTCCTCGCCTCGCCACCTATTCCGCCAACGGTGCAATCCGATATGGTGCCGTCACCGACACCGGCATCGTCGATCTCTCTTCGCGGTTCGCCAAGGACTATCCGACGCTGCGCGAAGCGATCGCCGCGGGCGCGCTGATGAAGCTCGCGGACACCGCCGCCGCCCGCTCGCCCGATCACGCGCTCGACGCGGTCGCCTTGCAGCCGCCGATCCCGTCGCCGGAAAAGATCATCTGCATCGGCGTCAACTATCCGGACCGCAACGCCGAGTACAAGGACGGCTCGGACGCCCCGAAATATCCGAGCATGTTCCTGCGCGTGCCGCGCTCCCTCGTCGGCCACAACGCATCCCTGGTGCGCCCACGCGCCTCGCCGCAGCTCGACTATGAGGGCGAGCTCGTGCTGGTCATCGGCAAGGCCGGCCGGCACATCCCGGAAAGCGCTGCGCTCGACCACATCGCGGCGGTTTCGCTGTGCAATGAAGGCACCATCCGCGACTGGGTGCGC
The DNA window shown above is from Bradyrhizobium sp. ISRA464 and carries:
- the hpaD gene encoding 3,4-dihydroxyphenylacetate 2,3-dioxygenase, translated to MPVPQHVFDPPFNIIRCSHVILDVTDLDASAAFYEKTIGLHIEGRDDRAVYLRAYEEHQHHSVVLRKAPKATCNRLGFKVGNDRDLDKAAAFCSENGIEHAFVDQPFQGRTLQFTDPFGFQIELYATMEKRPHLLRRYDLYKGCHPQRLDHFNVFAAEVQDTVDFYARLGFRLTEYAEEDGANGRIAAAWMHRKGNVHDFAITNGKGPRLHHIAYWVPTAMNIVHLCDVMASSGFLKNIERGPGRHGISNAFFLYVRDPDGHRIELYTSDYFTGDHDHEPLRWSLRDPRRQTLWGAPAPRSWFEEGSPFAGQAVREPRFVADVLVAD
- a CDS encoding fumarylacetoacetate hydrolase family protein yields the protein MPAPRLATYSANGAIRYGAVTDTGIVDLSSRFAKDYPTLREAIAAGALMKLADTAAARSPDHALDAVALQPPIPSPEKIICIGVNYPDRNAEYKDGSDAPKYPSMFLRVPRSLVGHNASLVRPRASPQLDYEGELVLVIGKAGRHIPESAALDHIAAVSLCNEGTIRDWVRHAKFNVTQGKNFDSTGSLGPWIVPYTSEAQIADIRLTTRVNGETRQDDRTSRLIFGFRYLINYISTFTTLVPGDIIVTGTPTGAGARFDPPRYLKPGDVIEVEAEGVGTLRNGVVDEASQ